The Periplaneta americana isolate PAMFEO1 chromosome 2, P.americana_PAMFEO1_priV1, whole genome shotgun sequence genome has a window encoding:
- the LOC138691358 gene encoding cytosol aminopeptidase-like has product MAALLRSFATRCALLTFRRAAGLRLQTTASATEDENLQDLISQCSGEDKLTTGVVLGVYLPLGDPLLYPPKFTSTAEKYNERTKGMLEYLLKVSGPVPQLGEPRIFYDLEKEFDRVVVVGLGPQCAGYNDMEEREEEKEAIRVAAAVGCRKLQSLRTQRIHVEDFGHAESAAEGAALAVWLYQELKRQDRRLHMPHLELFQSCDFTGWHIGLEKAAAQNLARHLAEAATNRMTPTIFAHTAVEVLCKSGVNVEVKVQGWAETQKMGGFLAAAKGSCEPPIFLEISYYGTSYDERPVVLVGKGVTFDSGGLCLKTPHGMLHMRGDVTGAACVVATVRAVAHLQLPINIRGLVPLCENMPGCLASKPGDVVTTMSGKRVLVQNPDCEGRLMLADSLYYAHNFWPRFMVDVGTMTMDARHSMGSAATVVFTNSDALWEQIRMAGVHTGDRLWRFPLWDYYTKQVSASTTVDLKNVGLGPGGGACKAAAFLRQFVPCGEWMHLDNFGVMMSNGIDEPYLRRGMSGRPTRTLIEFISQLVCKPCP; this is encoded by the exons ATGGCAGCTCTCTTGAGGTCGTTCGCTACCCGATGCGCGCTGTTGACGTTCCGGCGGGCGGCTGGACTGAGGCTTCAGACAACCGCTTCGGCGACAGAGGATGAAAACTTGCAGGACCTGATAAGCCAGTGCTCTGGAGAGGACAAGCTGACGACGGGGGTGGTGCTGGGGGTGTACCTGCCCTTGGGCGACCCCCTACTGTACCCTCCGAAGTTTACCAGTACGGCTGAGAAGTACAACGAGCGCACGAAAGGCATGCTGGAATACCTGCTGAAAGTGTCGGGGCCTGTCCCACAGCTGGGCGAGCCTAGGATATTCTACGACCTGGAGAAGGAGTTCGACCGAGTGGTAGTGGTGGGCCTGGGCCCCCAGTGCGCGGGGTACAACGACATGGAGGAACGCGAGGAAGAGAAAGAAGCCATTAG GGTGGCGGCGGCTGTAGGCTGCAGAAAGCTGCAATCTCTGCGAACGCAGCGCATCCACGTGGAGGACTTCGGACACGCCGAGTCGGCGGCGGAAGGCGCGGCGCTGGCCGTGTGGCTGTACCAGGAGCTGAAGAGGCAGGACAGACGCCTGCACATGCCGCACCTCGAGCTCTTCCAGTCCTGCGACTTCACGGGCTGGCACATCGGGCTGGAGAAGGCGGCGGCCCAGAACCTGGCGCGGCACCTCGCCGAGGCAGCCACCAACCGCATGACGCCCACGATATTCGCGCACACGGCAGTCGAGGTGCTGTGCAAGTCCGGGGTCAACGTGGAGGTCAAGGTTCAAGGCTGGGCGGAGACGCAGAAGATGGGGGGCTTCCTAGCCGCCGCCAAGGGCTCCTGCGAGCCGCCCATCTTCCTGGAGATCAGCTACTACGGCACGTCGTACGACGAGAGGCCCGTGGTGCTCGTGGGCAAGGGCGTCACCTTCGACAGCGGCGGCCTGTGCCTCAAGACCCCCCACGGAATGCTGCACATGCGCGGTGACGTCACGGGGGCGGCGTGCGTGGTGGCGACGGTCCGGGCCGTGGCGCACCTGCAGCTGCCGATCAACATCCGGGGGCTGGTGCCCCTGTGCGAGAACATGCCGGGCTGCCTGGCCAGCAAGCCCGGGGACGTGGTGACGACCATGAGCGGCAAGCGCGTGCTGGTGCAGAACCCGGACTGCGAGGGCCGCCTCATGCTGGCGGACTCCCTCTACTACGCGCACAACTTCTGGCCGCGCTTCATGGTGGACGTCGGCACCATGACCATGGACGCCCGGCACTCCATGGGGTCCGCAGCCACCGTGGTGTTCACCAACTCTGACGCGCTGTGGGAGCAGATCCGGATGGCCGGGGTTCACACCGGGGACCGGCTGTGGCGCTTCCCTCTCTGGGATTACTACACCAAGCAG GTGTCCGCGAGTACGACGGTGGATTTGAAGAACGTGGGGCTGGGGCCTGGAGGCGGCGCCTGCAAGGCCGCGGCTTTCCTGCGCCAATTCGTGCCGTGTGGGGAGTGGATGCACCTGGACAACTTCGGCGTCATGATGTCCAACGGGATCGACGAGCCCTACCTGCGCCGGGGCATGTCTGGCCGCCCCACGCGAACCCTCATCGAGTTCATTTCGCAGCTCGTCTGCAAGCCCTGCCCCTGA